Proteins from a genomic interval of Candidatus Deferrimicrobium borealis:
- a CDS encoding M23 family metallopeptidase, which yields MIARRWFGALLLAALLSGCGSAARVRIPADRLDRIRLLPPVAGTVSSGFGKRAGGSHEGIDILAPDGAEVRAAFPGLAGYTGSRMRGYGNAVILDHGDGITTLYGHLAAIRVQSGETVPAGAVIGTAGRSGNATTCHLHFELRVDGKAVDPVPYLNR from the coding sequence TTGATCGCCCGGCGCTGGTTCGGCGCCCTCCTGCTCGCCGCGCTGCTTTCCGGGTGCGGGTCCGCAGCACGGGTTCGCATCCCGGCGGATCGGCTCGACCGGATCCGTCTTCTCCCTCCCGTCGCCGGGACCGTGTCTTCCGGTTTCGGGAAACGGGCCGGAGGCAGTCATGAGGGGATCGACATCCTCGCGCCGGACGGGGCGGAAGTCCGCGCCGCTTTCCCCGGCCTCGCCGGGTACACGGGGAGCAGGATGCGCGGGTACGGGAACGCCGTCATCCTCGACCATGGGGACGGGATCACGACGCTGTACGGACATCTGGCGGCGATTCGTGTACAATCCGGCGAAACCGTGCCTGCCGGGGCCGTGATCGGCACGGCCGGACGAAGCGGGAACGCCACCACCTGTCACCTTCACTTCGAACTGCGCGTCGACGGGAAGGCCGTGGACCCCGTCCCGTATCTGAACCGTTGA
- the surE gene encoding 5'/3'-nucleotidase SurE, producing MGDGEYVILVSNDDGVRSEGIEALAEALKELGTVYVVAPDRERSAASHSLSLSHPLRVEKLSPRVYSVDGTPTDCVNLGVNGILRGKKIDLVVSGINKGANLGDDITYSGTVSAAMEGTLLGIPSIAVSLVTRTRFRFDTAAAMALDVARKVLKRGLPDDTLLNVNVPNAAREEINGVRVTRMGKRVYGDMIVEKRDPRGRKYYWIGGDHLNSEDVPGSDLEAIEEGYISVTPIHLDLTNYAALRALRKWTW from the coding sequence TTGGGTGACGGCGAGTACGTGATTCTCGTTTCGAACGACGACGGCGTACGTTCCGAGGGAATCGAGGCGCTGGCCGAGGCCTTGAAGGAACTCGGCACCGTGTACGTGGTCGCCCCCGACCGGGAACGCAGCGCGGCCAGCCACTCGCTGTCGCTCTCCCACCCGTTGCGGGTGGAGAAGCTCTCCCCCCGCGTCTACTCCGTCGACGGCACGCCGACCGACTGCGTCAACCTCGGCGTGAACGGCATCCTGCGGGGGAAGAAGATCGACCTGGTCGTCTCCGGGATCAACAAGGGGGCGAATCTGGGCGACGATATCACCTACTCCGGCACCGTCTCCGCGGCGATGGAAGGGACGTTGCTGGGGATCCCCTCCATCGCCGTCTCGCTGGTCACCCGCACCCGGTTCCGGTTCGACACGGCCGCGGCGATGGCGCTGGACGTAGCGCGAAAAGTGCTGAAGCGGGGTCTGCCGGACGACACCTTGCTGAACGTCAACGTGCCCAACGCGGCGCGCGAGGAGATCAACGGCGTCCGGGTCACGCGGATGGGGAAGCGGGTCTACGGCGACATGATCGTGGAGAAGCGCGACCCGAGGGGAAGAAAGTATTACTGGATCGGCGGCGACCACCTGAACAGCGAGGATGTCCCCGGTTCCGACCTCGAGGCGATCGAAGAGGGGTACATCTCGGTGACTCCGATCCACCTGGACCTGACGAATTACGCCGCCCTCCGGGCTTTGCGAAAATGGACCTGGTGA
- a CDS encoding protein-L-isoaspartate(D-aspartate) O-methyltransferase, with amino-acid sequence MDLVNESVLRRRMVEEQIRRRGVRDERVLSVMGEVPRHLFLPKEIRQRAYADEPLPIGEGQTISQPFIVAEMTAALRLSGTEKVLEVGTGSGYQTAILSRLCREVVTIERIATLSAAARARLVPMDAGNVTFIVGDGSLGSPAHAPFDRILSAAASPSVPAPWISQLSEGGIVVLPVGGRYEQELIRVTLAQGRTETEVLGGCRFVPLVGMHGFQR; translated from the coding sequence ATGGACCTGGTGAATGAAAGCGTCCTCCGCCGCCGCATGGTGGAGGAGCAGATCCGCCGTCGGGGAGTTCGCGACGAACGCGTGCTTTCGGTGATGGGGGAGGTGCCGCGCCACCTCTTCCTCCCGAAGGAGATCCGGCAACGCGCGTATGCCGACGAACCTCTTCCCATCGGAGAGGGGCAGACGATCTCCCAGCCGTTCATCGTCGCCGAAATGACGGCCGCGCTGCGGCTTTCGGGCACGGAGAAGGTCCTCGAGGTCGGGACCGGCTCAGGGTACCAGACGGCGATCCTTTCCCGCCTCTGCCGCGAAGTCGTGACGATCGAGCGGATCGCGACGCTCTCCGCCGCCGCCCGGGCGCGCCTCGTTCCGATGGACGCCGGGAACGTGACGTTCATCGTCGGGGACGGTTCGCTCGGGTCTCCCGCACACGCGCCGTTCGACCGCATCCTGTCCGCCGCGGCGTCGCCGTCGGTCCCCGCGCCCTGGATCTCCCAGTTGTCGGAGGGCGGAATCGTCGTCCTGCCGGTGGGGGGTCGGTACGAACAGGAACTGATCCGCGTCACCCTCGCCCAAGGCCGTACCGAAACCGAGGTTCTCGGCGGATGCCGCTTCGTCCCCCTCGTCGGGATGCACGGGTTCCAGCGTTGA
- the pheT gene encoding phenylalanine--tRNA ligase subunit beta, with product MKIPYSWLKEFIDTRLSPAQAQEALTMAGVEVSSCRFLGAGFDSVVTARILEMRPHPDADRLSLCRVTDGSTEYGIVCGAKNMKAGDAVALAKIGARLPNGVEIRKAKIRGQASEGMLCSEMELKLAEASAGIMILPEDTAPGKPLADALGLSDWLLEVEITPNRGDCLSVLGVARELASITGESFVLPDVSFPEEGEPIGSLVRIDVTDPDLCPRYTARAVSGVTIAPSPDWMRQRLTLCGIRPINNIVDVTNYLLLEVGQPMHAFDLDRLRGARIDVRAPNEPLPFTTLDGSERKIDPGMLLIRDGEGPVAVAGVMGGANSEVVDGTTRVVFESAHFSPPSIRRTSKRLGLSSESSYRFERGVDPAGTLYAANRAVSLLSRFAPLSVAKGVIDIGAGNVKPRTVPFRPGRATRIVGRVYAPEACREIFARLGFPVADIGTEPWSVTVPTHRFDIEREIDLVEEIARLSGYDSIPTTYPESKAPEFSGDDRFVDTQERAYDFLRGRGFSQAVNFSFVGGRKWERLGEFLGFDPADAIRLVNPISDDATLMRPHLLTGLLSNAADNVRRFVDDVRLYEGGKAFGKSYVEGHFEEARLGVILCGKRLPGDWSGADAPADFFDMKGVVEPLLLHLCASPVHVVPTRLRPFFEEGKAADILRDGEVVGWFGSIRKGLLEAYELAGPVFYGEIRLAKATAAPPPPARYAPLPKFPPVFRDVACVFPAGAPVGDVLAMVREVSPEVGEAHVFDVFTGEKIGDGKKSVGIRVKLQALDRTLTEPEVHSIHSKIVDLLENRFGGKIRTS from the coding sequence TTGAAGATACCGTATTCGTGGCTGAAGGAATTCATCGACACGCGTCTCTCGCCCGCGCAGGCGCAGGAAGCGCTCACGATGGCGGGCGTGGAAGTCTCCTCCTGCCGGTTCCTCGGGGCGGGGTTCGATTCGGTCGTCACCGCGCGGATCCTCGAGATGCGCCCGCATCCGGACGCGGACCGGCTTTCCCTGTGCAGGGTGACCGACGGTTCGACCGAGTACGGGATCGTCTGCGGGGCGAAGAACATGAAGGCCGGGGACGCGGTGGCGCTGGCGAAGATCGGCGCACGGCTTCCCAACGGCGTGGAGATCAGGAAAGCGAAGATCCGCGGGCAGGCGTCCGAGGGGATGCTCTGCTCGGAGATGGAGCTGAAGCTCGCCGAGGCGTCCGCGGGGATCATGATCCTTCCGGAAGACACGGCTCCCGGCAAACCGCTTGCCGACGCGCTCGGGCTTTCCGACTGGCTCCTCGAGGTCGAGATCACGCCGAACAGGGGCGACTGCCTGAGCGTGCTCGGCGTGGCGCGCGAGCTCGCCTCCATCACCGGGGAGAGCTTCGTTCTTCCCGACGTCTCCTTCCCGGAAGAGGGGGAACCGATCGGGTCTCTGGTGCGGATCGACGTCACCGACCCGGACCTGTGCCCACGGTACACGGCCCGGGCGGTCTCCGGCGTGACCATCGCCCCTTCTCCGGACTGGATGCGACAGCGCCTCACCCTGTGCGGGATTCGTCCGATCAACAACATCGTCGACGTCACGAACTACCTGTTGCTCGAAGTGGGCCAGCCGATGCACGCGTTCGACCTCGACCGCCTGCGAGGGGCCCGCATCGACGTCCGCGCCCCGAACGAGCCGTTGCCCTTCACGACCCTCGACGGTTCGGAGCGGAAGATCGATCCCGGGATGCTCCTCATCCGGGACGGGGAAGGTCCGGTGGCCGTCGCCGGCGTGATGGGCGGGGCCAACAGCGAGGTCGTCGACGGGACGACGCGCGTCGTCTTCGAGAGCGCACACTTCTCGCCTCCCTCGATCCGCCGGACGTCGAAGCGGCTGGGGCTGTCGAGCGAATCATCGTACCGCTTCGAGCGGGGAGTCGATCCGGCGGGGACCCTCTACGCCGCGAACCGGGCGGTCTCGCTCCTTTCCCGGTTCGCCCCCCTGTCCGTCGCGAAGGGAGTGATCGACATCGGCGCGGGGAACGTGAAGCCGCGAACGGTGCCGTTCCGTCCGGGGCGCGCGACCCGGATCGTGGGGAGGGTGTACGCACCCGAAGCGTGCCGGGAGATCTTCGCGCGCCTCGGGTTCCCGGTCGCGGACATCGGAACGGAACCATGGAGCGTCACGGTCCCCACGCATCGGTTCGACATCGAACGGGAGATCGACCTGGTCGAGGAGATCGCCCGGCTCTCAGGGTACGACTCCATCCCCACGACGTACCCCGAATCGAAGGCCCCGGAATTTTCCGGCGACGACCGGTTCGTCGACACCCAGGAGCGGGCCTACGACTTCCTCCGTGGGCGCGGATTTTCACAGGCGGTGAACTTCTCCTTCGTCGGCGGTCGGAAATGGGAACGGCTGGGGGAGTTCCTCGGATTCGACCCCGCCGACGCGATCCGTCTTGTGAACCCGATCTCGGACGATGCGACCTTGATGCGCCCCCATCTGCTGACCGGGCTCCTGTCGAACGCTGCAGACAACGTTCGTCGTTTCGTCGACGACGTCCGGCTCTACGAAGGGGGAAAGGCGTTCGGGAAATCGTACGTCGAGGGGCACTTCGAGGAAGCCCGGCTCGGCGTGATCCTCTGCGGGAAACGGCTTCCGGGGGACTGGTCCGGGGCGGACGCCCCCGCGGACTTCTTCGACATGAAAGGGGTCGTGGAACCACTGCTGCTGCACCTTTGCGCATCCCCCGTCCACGTCGTCCCCACGCGCCTCCGTCCGTTTTTCGAGGAAGGGAAGGCGGCGGACATCCTGCGGGACGGCGAGGTCGTCGGCTGGTTCGGGTCGATCCGCAAGGGGTTGCTCGAGGCATACGAACTCGCGGGGCCTGTCTTCTACGGGGAGATCCGCCTGGCGAAGGCGACCGCCGCGCCGCCACCCCCCGCCCGATACGCGCCGCTGCCGAAGTTCCCTCCGGTTTTCAGGGACGTGGCGTGCGTCTTCCCCGCCGGGGCGCCGGTGGGCGACGTTCTCGCGATGGTTCGGGAGGTTTCCCCGGAGGTCGGAGAGGCACACGTCTTCGACGTCTTTACCGGGGAAAAGATCGGGGACGGGAAGAAGAGCGTCGGGATCCGGGTGAAACTGCAAGCCCTTGACAGAACCTTGACGGAACCGGAAGTCCATAGTATACATAGCAAGATCGTAGATTTATTGGAGAATCGCTTCGGCGGCAAGATTCGGACCTCTTGA
- a CDS encoding MerR family transcriptional regulator translates to MKPYVLRFWETEFRITPAKNRSQHRVYKRQDVETLLEIKRLLYEERFTIEGARAKLKEQLKDRQKQLKLDLAENPYRATLRQVRKDLARIKAILK, encoded by the coding sequence GTGAAGCCTTACGTTCTGCGTTTCTGGGAAACCGAGTTCCGCATCACTCCCGCGAAGAACCGATCCCAGCACCGGGTGTACAAGCGACAGGACGTCGAGACGCTCCTGGAAATCAAGCGCCTCCTCTACGAAGAGCGGTTCACCATCGAGGGCGCCCGGGCGAAGTTGAAGGAGCAGCTGAAGGACCGCCAGAAACAGTTGAAGCTCGACCTCGCAGAAAACCCGTACCGGGCGACGCTGCGCCAGGTGAGGAAAGACCTCGCAAGAATCAAGGCGATACTTAAATAA
- the thrS gene encoding threonine--tRNA ligase, protein MTLLELARKEGKAKVAIAARVDGVVTDLARPLPDGAKVEWVLPSDPDGVEILRHSTAHVMAAAVKELFPGALITIGPAIENGFYYDFDVETPFTPEDLVRIEERMREIVKADHPFVREEATKEQARALFPGEPYKEELLADIPDQTVSLYRSGNFLDLCRGPHVPGTGRVGAFHLMNTAGAYWRGDSKNRMLTRIYGVAFATKKELDEHLRILEEIKKRDHRKIGRELDLFSVTDDVGPGLILWHPKGSVVRRVMEDFWREEHAKAGYDLVFSPHIARLDLWRISGHTDFYRQAMFSPIDIEGQEYQLKPMNCPFHIQIYKSRMRSYRDLPIRYAELGTVYRYEPSGTLHGLLRVRGFTQDDAHLFLRPDQLDEEIFTLLDFTLFVLRAFGFERYDIYLSTRPEKYAGTLEHWDLAESALRKALERKGIPFEVDPGEGVFYGPKIDIKIKDMLGRSWQCSTIQVDFNNPERFDATYVADDGAPRRAIMIHRALMGSLERFFGVLVEHYAGAFPVWLAPVQADVVPVTERQNAFAREVVAALRAGGFRAEGDYRNEKLGYKIRESQVNKVPYALVVGEREAEAKMVSPRRRGGEQLPPMPVEAFVERLRGEAVNRTE, encoded by the coding sequence ATGACGCTCCTCGAGCTGGCCAGGAAGGAAGGGAAGGCGAAGGTCGCCATCGCCGCCAGGGTGGACGGCGTCGTGACGGACCTCGCGCGCCCGCTTCCCGACGGCGCGAAGGTCGAGTGGGTCCTTCCGTCCGACCCGGACGGCGTGGAGATCCTCCGCCACAGCACGGCCCACGTCATGGCCGCCGCCGTCAAGGAGCTCTTCCCGGGGGCGCTGATCACGATCGGCCCGGCCATCGAAAACGGGTTCTACTACGATTTCGACGTCGAGACGCCGTTCACCCCGGAGGACCTCGTACGGATCGAGGAGCGGATGCGCGAGATCGTCAAGGCCGATCACCCGTTCGTCCGCGAGGAGGCGACGAAGGAGCAGGCGCGCGCCCTCTTCCCCGGGGAGCCGTACAAGGAGGAGCTGCTCGCCGACATCCCCGACCAGACCGTTTCCCTCTACCGGAGCGGAAACTTCCTCGACCTGTGCCGGGGGCCGCACGTGCCCGGGACGGGCCGGGTGGGCGCGTTCCACCTGATGAACACCGCAGGGGCCTACTGGCGCGGCGATTCGAAGAACAGGATGCTCACGCGGATCTACGGGGTCGCCTTCGCGACGAAAAAGGAGCTCGACGAGCACCTCCGGATCCTCGAGGAGATCAAGAAGCGCGACCACCGGAAGATCGGCAGGGAGCTCGACCTGTTCAGCGTGACGGACGACGTCGGGCCGGGCCTCATCCTCTGGCACCCGAAGGGATCGGTCGTCCGCAGGGTCATGGAGGATTTCTGGCGGGAGGAGCACGCGAAGGCGGGGTACGACCTGGTCTTCTCGCCGCACATCGCGCGCCTCGACCTCTGGCGGATCAGCGGGCACACGGATTTCTACCGGCAGGCGATGTTCTCCCCGATCGACATCGAGGGGCAGGAGTACCAGCTGAAGCCGATGAACTGCCCGTTCCACATCCAGATCTACAAGTCCCGCATGCGGTCGTACCGCGACCTGCCGATCCGCTACGCGGAGCTGGGCACGGTGTACCGCTACGAGCCGTCCGGGACGCTGCACGGGCTGCTCCGCGTGCGGGGCTTCACCCAGGACGACGCGCACCTGTTCCTGCGCCCCGACCAGCTCGACGAGGAGATCTTCACCCTGCTCGACTTCACGCTCTTCGTGCTGCGGGCGTTCGGATTCGAGCGGTACGACATCTACCTTTCCACCCGCCCGGAGAAATACGCGGGAACCCTGGAACACTGGGATCTCGCCGAGAGCGCCCTCCGGAAGGCCCTCGAGCGGAAAGGGATCCCCTTCGAGGTCGACCCGGGGGAAGGGGTCTTCTACGGGCCGAAGATCGACATCAAGATCAAGGACATGCTCGGGCGCTCCTGGCAATGCTCCACGATCCAGGTCGACTTCAACAACCCCGAGCGCTTCGACGCGACGTACGTCGCCGACGACGGCGCGCCGCGGCGCGCGATCATGATCCACCGCGCGCTGATGGGGTCGCTGGAGCGGTTCTTCGGCGTCCTGGTGGAGCATTACGCGGGCGCCTTCCCGGTCTGGCTCGCCCCGGTGCAGGCCGACGTCGTCCCGGTGACGGAGAGGCAGAACGCGTTCGCGCGGGAGGTCGTCGCCGCGCTTCGCGCCGGCGGGTTCCGCGCGGAGGGCGATTACCGCAACGAGAAGCTGGGGTACAAGATCCGCGAGTCCCAGGTGAACAAGGTCCCGTACGCGCTCGTCGTGGGCGAGCGGGAGGCGGAAGCGAAAATGGTATCCCCGCGCCGGCGGGGAGGGGAGCAGCTGCCCCCCATGCCGGTCGAGGCGTTCGTCGAGCGTCTTCGCGGGGAAGCGGTCAACCGGACGGAGTAA
- a CDS encoding phosphomannose isomerase type II C-terminal cupin domain produces the protein MERGDRPWGYYLVLHEDAGYKVKQFVVTPGSRLSLQRHRHRAEHWQVVRGEAVVTRGTETVRLLPGGSIDIPLGALHRVECVGKENLVVIEVQMGKYVGEDDIERIEDDYGRDVTESAPTAPKMK, from the coding sequence ATGGAGCGGGGCGATCGCCCCTGGGGATATTACCTGGTCCTGCACGAGGATGCCGGGTACAAGGTGAAGCAGTTCGTCGTGACGCCGGGGAGTCGCCTGAGCCTCCAGCGGCATCGGCACCGGGCGGAACATTGGCAGGTGGTCCGCGGGGAGGCGGTAGTGACGCGCGGCACGGAGACCGTCCGGCTCCTCCCGGGAGGATCGATCGACATCCCCCTGGGCGCCCTCCATCGGGTCGAATGCGTCGGGAAGGAAAACCTCGTCGTCATCGAGGTTCAGATGGGGAAATACGTGGGTGAGGACGACATCGAGAGGATCGAGGACGACTACGGGCGGGACGTGACGGAATCTGCGCCGACCGCTCCGAAAATGAAGTGA
- a CDS encoding adenine phosphoribosyltransferase — MPTSDLKKRIRNIPDFPKKGIQFKDITTLLSDPGSFQRAIDLMAHRHFAKGIEAVVGIEARGFVMGAAMAYKLGTGVLLVRKAGKLPHKTVAASYDLEYGKDRLEIHEDSIRPGMKVVVADDVLATGGTVSAVIGLLNKLGADVVECCFLAELTDLRGRELLKGQKVFSLLQFAE; from the coding sequence ATGCCGACCAGCGATCTGAAGAAGCGGATCCGCAACATCCCGGACTTCCCGAAGAAGGGGATCCAGTTCAAGGACATCACGACGCTCCTGTCCGACCCGGGCTCCTTCCAACGGGCGATCGACCTGATGGCGCACCGCCACTTCGCGAAGGGGATCGAGGCGGTCGTGGGGATCGAGGCGCGCGGCTTCGTGATGGGAGCGGCGATGGCGTACAAGCTGGGCACGGGCGTCCTGCTGGTGCGCAAGGCCGGCAAATTGCCGCACAAGACCGTTGCGGCCTCCTACGACCTCGAGTACGGAAAGGACCGCCTTGAGATCCACGAGGACTCCATCCGTCCCGGGATGAAGGTCGTCGTCGCGGACGACGTGCTGGCGACGGGCGGGACCGTCTCCGCGGTCATCGGGCTGCTGAACAAGCTCGGGGCCGATGTTGTAGAATGTTGCTTCCTCGCGGAGCTCACCGATTTGCGCGGACGCGAACTTCTGAAGGGACAGAAGGTTTTCTCGCTTCTCCAGTTCGCGGAATAG
- a CDS encoding integration host factor subunit alpha, translated as MTKADLVEIVYEKIGGLSKKESQDIVEKIFETMKASLKQGDKIKISGFGNFTLRDKRPRKGRNPQTGDDIEITARRVLTFRPSQILKSHINEPTKTS; from the coding sequence ATGACGAAAGCGGACCTGGTCGAGATCGTTTACGAAAAAATCGGTGGTCTCTCCAAGAAGGAATCGCAGGACATTGTGGAGAAGATCTTCGAGACGATGAAGGCCAGCCTCAAACAGGGTGACAAGATCAAGATTTCCGGCTTCGGAAATTTCACCCTGCGCGACAAGCGTCCGAGGAAGGGGCGCAATCCGCAGACCGGCGACGACATCGAAATCACCGCGCGCCGCGTGCTGACGTTCCGCCCCAGCCAGATCCTGAAGTCCCACATCAACGAACCAACCAAGACGTCCTGA
- the infC gene encoding translation initiation factor IF-3, with product MGPEGEQLGVVNTSEALQRARAQDLDLVEVAPMAAPPVCRIMDFGKFKYITSKREQEARKKQTVIQVKEIKVRPKTEEHDLNTKLKHIRRFLDEGDKVKITVRFRGRELAYASQSGFEVLKHIVESIADVAKVESAPKMEGKTMMAIVSPTGHKKKPVVAAEKQPAAAAPQTTPKDAPQAATAQPAQKQEG from the coding sequence GTGGGCCCGGAAGGGGAGCAGTTGGGTGTCGTGAACACGTCGGAGGCGCTCCAGCGCGCGAGGGCCCAGGACCTCGACCTGGTCGAAGTGGCCCCCATGGCCGCTCCTCCGGTCTGCCGGATCATGGATTTCGGCAAGTTCAAGTACATCACGAGCAAGCGGGAGCAGGAGGCGAGGAAGAAGCAGACCGTCATCCAGGTCAAGGAGATCAAGGTCCGGCCGAAGACGGAAGAGCACGACCTGAACACGAAGCTGAAGCATATCCGCCGCTTCCTCGACGAGGGCGACAAGGTAAAGATCACCGTCCGGTTCCGCGGACGGGAACTCGCCTACGCCTCGCAGAGCGGCTTCGAGGTCCTGAAGCACATCGTGGAGTCGATCGCCGACGTCGCGAAGGTGGAGTCGGCTCCGAAGATGGAAGGGAAGACGATGATGGCCATCGTCTCCCCCACGGGGCATAAAAAGAAGCCCGTCGTCGCCGCCGAGAAGCAGCCGGCGGCGGCAGCGCCACAGACGACGCCGAAGGATGCGCCGCAAGCGGCGACCGCGCAACCGGCGCAGAAACAGGAGGGATAG
- the pheS gene encoding phenylalanine--tRNA ligase subunit alpha yields MAAIAAARSESDLLDAKGRFFGKKGAVSGILKGVAALPVEERKAVGELANRARAELESAFDARLAVIREQERHRSEGLERVDVTLPGRAPMPGHRHPVSQTMADVLSAFRRLGFTVRCGPDVETDYYNFEALNFPPEHPARDMQDTFYVESAAGDLVLRTHTSPVQIRTMERRKPPVRIVAPGTVYRSDSDITHSPMFHQVEGLAVDRDITMADLKGLLTEFCRMTFGPTTPVRFRPSYFPFTEPSAEMDIQCVLCGGSGCRVCKESGWLEILGAGMVDPSVFGFVGYDPEEYAGFAFGMGIERIAMLRHGISDIRLLFENDIRFLSQF; encoded by the coding sequence ATGGCGGCCATCGCGGCCGCGCGCAGCGAGAGCGACCTCCTCGACGCGAAAGGCCGCTTCTTCGGAAAGAAGGGCGCCGTCTCCGGGATCCTGAAGGGCGTCGCCGCGCTTCCCGTGGAGGAGCGCAAGGCGGTCGGCGAGCTGGCGAACCGCGCGCGCGCGGAGCTCGAGTCCGCGTTCGACGCCCGGCTCGCCGTCATCCGCGAACAGGAGAGGCATCGAAGCGAGGGGCTGGAGCGGGTCGACGTCACCCTGCCCGGAAGGGCGCCGATGCCGGGCCACCGGCACCCCGTCTCGCAGACGATGGCGGACGTCCTCTCCGCCTTCCGCCGCCTCGGCTTCACCGTCCGGTGCGGGCCGGACGTCGAGACGGATTACTACAACTTCGAGGCCCTCAACTTCCCCCCGGAGCACCCGGCGCGCGACATGCAGGACACGTTCTACGTCGAATCCGCGGCGGGCGATCTCGTTCTCCGGACCCACACCTCGCCGGTCCAGATCCGGACGATGGAGCGAAGGAAGCCCCCGGTCCGGATCGTCGCGCCCGGAACGGTCTACCGGTCCGACTCCGACATCACGCACTCCCCGATGTTCCACCAGGTCGAGGGGCTCGCGGTCGACAGGGACATCACGATGGCCGACCTCAAGGGGCTGCTCACCGAGTTCTGCCGGATGACCTTCGGCCCCACGACGCCGGTCCGCTTCCGCCCGAGCTATTTCCCGTTCACCGAGCCGTCCGCCGAGATGGATATCCAGTGCGTCCTCTGCGGAGGGTCGGGGTGCCGCGTGTGCAAGGAGTCCGGGTGGCTCGAGATCCTCGGCGCGGGAATGGTCGATCCATCGGTCTTCGGCTTCGTGGGGTACGACCCCGAGGAGTACGCCGGCTTCGCGTTCGGCATGGGCATCGAGCGGATCGCGATGCTGCGCCACGGGATCTCGGACATCCGTCTCCTGTTCGAGAACGACATCCGTTTCCTCTCGCAATTCTGA
- the rplT gene encoding 50S ribosomal protein L20 yields the protein MPRVKRAVHSHKKRRSILKLAKGFRGGHGNLLRSAKEAVARALRYAYRDRRNVKREFRSLWIVRVNAAARENGLSYSQFLFGLKKAGVEVDRKILADLAVNDPAGFRAIAERSKAALA from the coding sequence ATGCCTCGCGTAAAAAGAGCCGTTCACTCGCACAAGAAGCGCCGCTCGATCCTCAAGCTCGCCAAGGGGTTCCGCGGCGGCCACGGAAACCTGCTGCGCTCCGCCAAGGAAGCGGTCGCGCGCGCCTTGCGGTACGCCTACCGCGACCGGCGGAACGTCAAGCGGGAGTTCCGGTCCCTCTGGATCGTCCGCGTCAACGCCGCCGCACGGGAGAACGGGCTCTCCTACAGCCAGTTCCTGTTCGGGCTGAAGAAGGCGGGCGTCGAGGTCGACCGGAAGATCCTCGCGGACCTCGCCGTCAACGATCCCGCCGGCTTCCGCGCGATCGCAGAACGATCCAAAGCCGCCCTGGCGTAG
- the rpmI gene encoding 50S ribosomal protein L35, which produces MPKMKSNRGASKRFRATGAGGIKRAKSGKSHILTSKDRKRKRALRKSSLVHATNEKSIRRLLPYL; this is translated from the coding sequence ATGCCGAAGATGAAATCGAACCGGGGCGCGAGCAAGCGGTTTCGCGCGACGGGGGCGGGCGGGATCAAGCGCGCCAAGTCGGGGAAGAGCCACATACTGACGTCGAAGGACCGGAAGCGGAAGCGCGCGCTGCGCAAGTCGTCCCTGGTGCACGCCACGAACGAGAAGTCGATCCGCCGCCTGCTGCCGTATCTGTAA
- a CDS encoding tetratricopeptide repeat protein, with the protein MGALTRAASGRYDEGVAEAERGVELDPNSGQANFYLGMVLRYAGRSKEAIPVIRKAMRLEPMAPDIYYQNLALVYFQTGDCKEAIAACEKGLKRQPDNLSAHVIMAAVYGSCGREKEARKEAAEVIRINPKFTVESFTGILPYKNPADRDRTAQGLRKAGLQ; encoded by the coding sequence TTGGGCGCGCTGACGCGCGCAGCAAGCGGGCGGTATGACGAAGGAGTTGCCGAGGCGGAACGGGGCGTTGAACTCGATCCCAATTCGGGCCAGGCGAATTTTTACCTGGGGATGGTTCTCCGGTACGCCGGGAGATCGAAGGAGGCTATTCCGGTGATCCGGAAGGCAATGCGCCTGGAACCGATGGCTCCCGACATTTACTATCAAAATCTGGCGTTGGTCTATTTCCAGACAGGAGATTGCAAGGAAGCCATCGCGGCGTGCGAGAAGGGACTCAAGCGTCAGCCGGACAATCTGAGTGCCCACGTCATCATGGCCGCTGTCTACGGTTCCTGCGGCAGGGAAAAGGAGGCGCGGAAAGAAGCAGCGGAAGTAATCAGGATCAATCCCAAATTCACCGTGGAGTCCTTTACGGGGATCCTCCCCTATAAGAATCCGGCTGACAGGGATCGTACCGCCCAAGGTCTGCGCAAGGCGGGACTGCAGTAG